Proteins from a single region of Carassius carassius chromosome 25, fCarCar2.1, whole genome shotgun sequence:
- the LOC132104300 gene encoding polyamine-modulated factor 1-binding protein 1-like, which produces MMEIQQADAQVQTDVIDDIGKYQMILTMEELDKQREALEHLKKDLLAQKSTIERQLAEIKMSMDEFSLKEVALQTATKNAADMELKLEWRKQELEHTKDELERTKLEIHKGWDDLQAEITESREKEDMIRTELEKARDVLNHIRQDIEKQKQTMEDDLKDTFARELEDIEAQQKSIEDEKRTLENMKYELEKGSSDIERFKQNVQKERQNMEKWADQLQKEREELEKKMFDIQQIQAQIVRENKDLENLREENEQTLKKIKMERETLEKTNEVFENVILRMKRKN; this is translated from the coding sequence ATGATGGAGATTCAACAAGCTGATGCACAAGTCCAAACTGATGTGATAGATGATATAGGAAAATATCAGATGATCTTAACCATGGAGGAGCTGGATAAACAGCGAGAAGCACtggagcatttaaaaaaagacttactTGCACAAAAAAGTACAATTGAGAGACAACTAGCAGAAATAAAAATGAGCATGGATGAATTTTCGCTCAAAGAAGTCGCACTTCAAACTGCAACAAAAAATGCAGCAGACATGGAGTTGAAATTAGAATGGCGAAAACAGGAGCTAGAACACACAAAAGATGAGCTGGAAAGGACAAAGCTAGAAATACACAAAGGATGGGATGACCTGCAGGCTGAGATAACAGAAAGCAGGGAAAAAGAAGACATGATAAGAACAGAATTAGAAAAAGCAAGAGATGTCCTAAATCACATTAGACAGGatatagaaaaacaaaaacaaaccatggAGGATGATCTAAAAGACACTTTTGCTAGAGAACTAGAAGACATAGAAGCTCAGCAAAAAAGCATAGAGGATGAAAAGAGAACATTAGAGAACATGAAATATGAGCTGGAAAAAGGGTCTAGTGATATTGAAAGGTTCAAACAAAATGTgcaaaaagaaagacagaatatGGAGAAATGGGCAGACCAGcttcaaaaagagagagaggaactagaaaagaaaatgtttgatATTCAACAAATACAAGCACAAATTGTGAGAGAAAATAAAGATCTAGAGAACCTGAGAGAGGAGAATGAGCAGacattgaaaaagatcaaaatGGAGAGAGAGACCCTTGAGAAAACGAATGAAGTCTTTGAAAATGTGATTTTGAGAATGAAAAGGaagaactaa
- the LOC132104299 gene encoding trichohyalin-like encodes MRYDIEQRAQVERQREELEKIKTQLVIDTKTMNRSKELAQQDREKVECIMIEIQKQREEVNKRLEETKRREDALRKMTEDIEHEREDLEKICVETLRGKDTYEEVKDEITRVRAEIKRLWDEAEKGELEERERLNREKMETMGKIEAMKKELGEIENTKVELIKQKKDIDVKMEKERLEMTKLEKMKADLQKQKEDIEIQMMEAKCERYQMELMRTEILKQKEDVESKMELAKAEMDKMQLVKEEIQRQREELDERIQKTKREIGEMELMKREMEAKKKELEKRMKLTMRKKDEMERLKMEIQRAKDEMERKRVKTERQKYEMEQVKAEIQRAREEFEFRMEKRDLEEEKGQMNLTIMYLIQQIEVTREMVRKAKFQIESRMAGSQMDNRPRRDECRNAEAHFGG; translated from the coding sequence ATGAGATATGACATAGAACAGAGGGCTCAGGTagagagacaaagagaagaaCTTGAGAAGATCAAGACTCAGTTAGTTATTGACACAAAGACcatgaacagaagcaaagaattAGCGCAACAAGACAGAGAGAAAGTCGAGTGTATTATGATTGAGATCCAGAAACAAAGAGAGGAAGTGAATAAAAGGTTAGAGGAGACAAAACGACGAGAGGACGCTTTGAGGAAGATGACAGAGGACATAGAGCATGAGAGAGAAGACCTGGAGAAGATTTGTGTGGAAACGCTGAGAGGGAAAGACACATATGAAGAGGTCAAGGATGAGATTACCAGAGTGAGAGCGGAGATAAAGAGGTTGTGGGATGAGGCTGAAAAGGGAGAGCTGGAGGAACGAGAGAGATTAAACAGGGAGAAGATGGAGACGATGGGGAAGATAGAAGCTATGAAGAAGGAGCTGGGTGAGATTGAAAACACAAAGGTGGAGTTAATTAAACAAAAGAAGGACATTGACGTAAAGATGGAAAAGGAAAGGTTGGAAATGACTAAACTTGAAAAGATGAAAGCAGACCTCCAAAAACAGAAAGAAGATATTGAAATCCAGATGATGGAAGCAAAGTGTGAGAGATACCAGATGGAACTGATGAGGACTGAGATCTTAAAACAAAAAGAGGATGTTGAAAGCAAAATGGAGCTAGCAAAAGCAGAAATGGACAAAATGCAGCTTGTCAAAGAGGAAATACAAAGACAAAGAGAAGAGCTTGATGAAAGGATACAGAAAACCAAACGAGAGATTGGAGAAATGGAGCTCATGAAGAGAGAAATGGAAGCGAAGAAGAAAGAACTTGAGAAAAGGATGAAATTGACCATGAGGAAGAAGGACGAGATGGAACGACTGAAGATGGAGATACAAAGAGCAAAAGATGAGATGGAACGTAAAAGAGTGAAGACAGAGAGGCAGAAGTATGAAATGGAGCAAGTTAAAGCTGAAATCCAAAGAGCGAGAGAGGAGTTTGAATTTAGGATGGAGAAGAGAGATTTAGAAGAAGAGAAAGGGCAGATGAACCTCACTATAATGTACCTTATCCAACAGATTGAGGTGACAAGAGAAATGGTGCGAAAAGCAAAATTCCAGATTGAAAGTCGAATGGCAGGAAGTCAGATGGACAACAGACCTAGAAGAGATGAATGCCGAAATGCAGAGGCTCATTTTGGAGGTTGA
- the LOC132104301 gene encoding cingulin-like, producing MNISRQRDDLEKNIEQTRYKQAELQSLKMEIQKEQTEIDEQKVMISMEKIGLRDIKIQIDQQRRETDETKEHIRRERDYIERERAEIIHQKLNMEVNLREELKKECEKLELLRKELYDENERIDNCRKSIKTNMDALEQTKLDVVKELEMIKLQKQMIEDEKNKINAELKREAEDIEKIKVVMQNERQKLKEATTHLQKDRDNVQSLAEKLDKKKVALENAQQEIEMQRKANESNKQIQERALCELKKTVTDIARAKEDL from the coding sequence ATGAACATATCAAGACAGAGAGATGATCTAGAAAAGAACATTGAGCAAACAAGATACAAACAAGCAGAGCTGCAAAGTCTAAAAATGGAAATTCAGAAAGAGCAAACGGAGATAGATGAGCAGAAGGTGATGATTTCCATGGAGAAGATTGGGCTTAGAGACATTAAAATTCAAATAGATCAACAGAGAAGAGAGACAGATGAAACCAAAGAACATATAAGGAGGGAGAGAGATTATATAGAGAGGGAAAGAGCAGAAATAATACATCAAAAACTGAATATGGAGGTAAATTTGAGGGAAGAATTAAAAAAGGAGTGTGAAAAGTTAGAACTGCTTAGAAAGGAGTTGTatgatgaaaatgaaagaatTGACAACTGCAGGAAGAGCATAAAAACAAATATGGATGCTTTGGAACAAACAAAGCTTGATGTAGTTAAAGAGTTGGAGATGatcaagcttcagaaacaaatgaTCGAGGATGAGAAAAACAAGATAAATGCTGAGCTAAAAAGAGAAGCTGAAGACATAGAGAAAATAAAAGTAGTGATGCAAAATGAAAGACAGAAGCTTAAGGAAGCAACAACCCATCTTCAAAAAGATAGAGACAATGTTCAGAGTCTTGCAGAGAAACTTGACAAGAAAAAAGTGGCTCTAGAAAATGCGCAACAGGAGATAGAAATGCAAAGGAAAGCAAATGAGTCTAATAAACAGATTCAAGAAAGGGCTCTATGTGAGCTGAAGAAAACTGTGACAGATATAGCAAGAGCGAAGGAAGATCTTTAA